Proteins encoded in a region of the Elaeis guineensis isolate ETL-2024a chromosome 7, EG11, whole genome shotgun sequence genome:
- the LOC105048518 gene encoding homologous-pairing protein 2 homolog isoform X2, whose amino-acid sequence MMEFVVFSMQLADMYGQNRPLNSQNVADALQKYNLKKTAVQKALDALADSGQISFKEYGKQKIYLARQDQFKIPNGQELDQMKEENSKLQEELQVQKKAINEVETEIRALQSNLTLEEILAKEAKLHIEVHEMEEKLKKLHGGVVLVKPEDKKVIEETYSEKINQWRKRKRMFKDLWDAITENSPKDLKEFKEELGIEYDEDVGVGLQSYCELLNLSKKRRMA is encoded by the exons CAAAATAGACCACTAAATTCTCAGAATGTTGCTGATGCACTTCAAAAGTATAATCTCAAAAAGACTGCAGTCCAGAAAGCATTGGATGCATTAGCTGATAGTGGACAAATTTCATTCAAGGAGTATGGCAAACAGAAGATTTACCTTGCTCGGCAAGATCAATTTAAGATACCTAATGGACAAGAGCTTGATCAGATGAAGGAGGAAAATAGCAAGCTACAGGAAGAACTTCAAGTCCAAAAGAAAGCGATAAATGAGGTTGAGACTG AAATTCGAGCTCTGCAGTCAAACTTGACATTGGAAGAGATACTTGCTAAAGAGGCTAAACTCCATATTGAG GTCCATGAAATGGaagaaaaattgaagaaattGCATGGTGGGGTTGTTTTAGTGAAACCCGAAGACAAAAAGGTAATTGAAGAAACATATTCTGAGAAGATCAATCAGTGGAGAAAGCGCAAGAGGATGTTCAAAGATCTATGGGATGCTATAACTGAAAACTCACCCAAGGATCTCAAAGAATTTAAG GAGGAGCTTGGTATCGAGTACGATGAAGATGTTGGAGTTGGCTTACAGTCGTATTGTGAATTGTTGAATCTCAGTAAGAAGAGAAGAATGGCCTAG
- the LOC105048518 gene encoding homologous-pairing protein 2 homolog isoform X1 has product MAPKADSVEGIVLSFVNEQNRPLNSQNVADALQKYNLKKTAVQKALDALADSGQISFKEYGKQKIYLARQDQFKIPNGQELDQMKEENSKLQEELQVQKKAINEVETEIRALQSNLTLEEILAKEAKLHIEVHEMEEKLKKLHGGVVLVKPEDKKVIEETYSEKINQWRKRKRMFKDLWDAITENSPKDLKEFKEELGIEYDEDVGVGLQSYCELLNLSKKRRMA; this is encoded by the exons CAAAATAGACCACTAAATTCTCAGAATGTTGCTGATGCACTTCAAAAGTATAATCTCAAAAAGACTGCAGTCCAGAAAGCATTGGATGCATTAGCTGATAGTGGACAAATTTCATTCAAGGAGTATGGCAAACAGAAGATTTACCTTGCTCGGCAAGATCAATTTAAGATACCTAATGGACAAGAGCTTGATCAGATGAAGGAGGAAAATAGCAAGCTACAGGAAGAACTTCAAGTCCAAAAGAAAGCGATAAATGAGGTTGAGACTG AAATTCGAGCTCTGCAGTCAAACTTGACATTGGAAGAGATACTTGCTAAAGAGGCTAAACTCCATATTGAG GTCCATGAAATGGaagaaaaattgaagaaattGCATGGTGGGGTTGTTTTAGTGAAACCCGAAGACAAAAAGGTAATTGAAGAAACATATTCTGAGAAGATCAATCAGTGGAGAAAGCGCAAGAGGATGTTCAAAGATCTATGGGATGCTATAACTGAAAACTCACCCAAGGATCTCAAAGAATTTAAG GAGGAGCTTGGTATCGAGTACGATGAAGATGTTGGAGTTGGCTTACAGTCGTATTGTGAATTGTTGAATCTCAGTAAGAAGAGAAGAATGGCCTAG